Below is a genomic region from Ferribacterium limneticum.
TTGGTGATCTCTGGCGGGCGCGAAGGATCAAATGCTGCGATCATCATAATCATGAATGCGATCAACAATACGAGGGAACCGATGGCACCATTGATAAGCTGCGTCATTGCTAGCACTGGTCGATCGCCTTCGCTGCGCATCATCTGCACGGCAATACCCGCCGAAAATGGTGCCAGCAGAGACGTAAAGGCCATGGCGAGAAACAGGCCAATACGAATCGACATCGTGTTCTCCTGATATAACGCGGCCACCTGCTCAGCTGTCAGATAGGCCGGTGGGGGCGGAATAAAGCGGGCGACCAAGACTAGGCCAACGAGGATGCCCACAATGTATAGGGGAGCACACCAAGTGTGGAACATTTGATTTTTGAATCGGCTATTTTGTTGATGTGTCGGCATGCGTATTTCTCCCCAGAGACAGGAAAGTTAGAACTTGTAAGAGGGACGGATTTAGCCATCGGGGCAGTGGCTTGGCTAATCGTGCGATCCGTGCGAAGAGACAGCAATGCATGCTGCAGAGACCGGACAGGATTTTCTATGGCCGGTACCAAAAGGGGCATCCATTGCTTATCCGGGATACCTCTCCTAGCCAAAAGCCGTTCGCCACCGACTAGGTCGCGAACGGCGTTACAGCGCTAGTTCGCCGCCTTGGCGGCCTCTTCATTCAGCCGCTTGTCCTCGCTGGAAATGACGCGGAAGGTGGTCACCGTCATTACCAGCATCCAGCCGAAGAACACGGACACAGCGAACCAGAAGGCGAGCAGGCCATCGTAGGCGAAGGGGCCCTTCTTGAAGAAACCGATCATGCCGGCGGGGAAGATCAGGATGCCGCACCAGACGTTGAAAAAAGCAACCCAGCGCGGATAGATGGTGGGCACGTTGTGATCAAAGAAAATGGCGGCGGCGATGATGAACATCCAGACCGAGAACGACGGCCAGGTGTACAGCCAGTCGAACCAGACCCAATCGTTCATGATCTGGATGATGCCCGGATCGAGGGTTTCCGCCCGGAATGCAATCACCGCCCAGGTCATGGGAATCAGAATGAAAAACACCCAGCCGCCGCCGACGTTGACCAGGGAGGCGTAGGTCAGGGCAGGCATGCTGCGTTCCATCTTGCGGATGAACATGATGATTGGGATGGCCCAGGTGCCATAGAAACACCAAGTAATGATCTGGAGCAGACAGCCGAGCAGGATGTTGTCCTTGCGCTCGATGAAGATCTGCGCGATTTCCTTGGCGCTGAGTGATGGTGAAGGGCCGGGCAGGAAGCCCATCAACCAGCCCTGGGCAATGATCAACGCTGCCACGAGGACAACGCCCGACCATAGGAAAACCCGCAGGACCGAGGTGTTCATTTCTGTTTGCTTCATGGTTGCTCCTGATCTTGGCCATCCACGATGTTCCTGTTGCGAGCAATCGTTGGATGTGAGTTATCGAGCCATGAAGTAAATCATTAGCCAGTGTGAGTCACCAGATGCGATTCCTGCCATTTGACGGCAAACCCGGACAAGTTTTTGGTGCTGCTTTTGCGTGGTCGACATATGTTACGCCGCAGCAGGACTCGGTGCGGCCTGAGCGTCGAAGTCGTTAGCGGCTGTCGTTTGCCGAGGAAGTATCGGCGTTATGGGGAGCCGTGCAGTACTCGCCAATGGTCTTCCCCGTCCAGCCTTTAAATGCACGACGGAAGGTCACCACATCGCTGAAACCCAGGCGATAGCCGACTTCCTTGGCCGAGAGCTGACCGGAATTCAACCAGCGTTGCGCCAATTCAATACGAATTTCTTCGGTCAGGACGCGGTAGGTGCAACCTTGTTGCTGCAGTTGGCGAGCCAGGGTACGGGAACTCATGCCAAAGGCTTTGGCCGCCTCGCTTATCGATGGCATTCCATCGACGCGAGCCAGCAGATATTGGCGCAGCCGGAGGCTAAGGGGACTGTTCTTCTGGGCTTGCTTAAGCGCGCGATCAAGGTAGTCGCGGCAGGCCTGATTGAGTGCGGCGTCATTGGTCTTAAATTCACTATCGAGCCAGCGACGGTGGACTGTAATAAAGGTACATGGTGCTCCGAAGGTAATCGGACAATGAAAAAATTCAGTATATCGGTCACTGTATGACGGTTTGGGGTAAGCGAAAGAAATAGCAATGAAAGGAATGGAATCACCGGTCAAGGCGCCGCCGAACCGGCTCAGTGCGAACAGGGCCTCCTCAATGCTGAAACGGTAAATCGCATCGTTGATGCGTGGTGCCGAGAGTTCGATGACAGACCAGTCCTCGTTTTCTTCAACCACACTCGGATCAACATTAACGCCGAAAGCCCTACCGTAACGAGACCAAATTTCCTTCATTCCATCACGGATGGTTCGGCAAGACATTCCAGCGTAGGCCAATACGCTGAAGTTAGGAATATCAACTGTACTGCCAAGTTCAAGGCCCAAACCAGAATCCCCAGTCAATCGGATCATATTGCCGAGCAGTGTCTGGTGGTCTTCGTGGCTGATCAGGCAGTCGGGGTCGCTCAAGGCGATTGGATCAACAACAGTACCGCAAAAAACGTCTTCATCTTTATACCCGCGGGCTTTCATCAGGGATAAATAATGCTTTATGGATGTAGGGTTAAGCATACATATACGCCAGTCACTAAAAGAATTCTCAACCTGAAGAATTTCTCAAATCTATTTTTCTTTGGGTAGGGTAGAAAAGTACCTTTGAGGTTCTGATACTGGTCAAGTGCTCTGAAGCACCGTACAACTTCCCCAAATTCAATGCAACGCAATATTTAAAAAATAGTGTCTTAGATTGCAATTAATTGGCTTGAGTTGCCTCTAGTTCGTGACGAACAGCCGTGATTAGATAAGCCGCTTAGTGAACTTGGCGGTTTGCCATGAACGCTAAAAACAAAATGACAGCAGGTGCTGGGGGAGTTCCCAGTGAGCAGGCACAGGAAGCAAGAGATTTTCTTGCAAAAAGATAAAGGAGACAAACATGAAACACCGAAATCGGTTGGCATCGGTTGGCCTGGCGGCCTTGATGGCAGCAGTTGCCGGGGCCGCCCAAGCAGCAGTCAGTGCTGACGAGGCTAAGCAGCTGGGGACCAGTCTAACGCTCTGGGGCGCGGAAAAAGCCGGAAGCAAGGACGGCTTAATCCCCGAATACTCAGGCCCGGTGAAAGTGCCTGCCAGCTACGACCCCAAGAAGCCGGGGGTTCGTCCCGACCCCTTTGCCAGCGAGAAGCCCCTGTTCGTGATTACTGCACAGAACATGGACAAGTACGAGGACAAGTTGAGTGAAGGGCAGAAGGCCATGCTCAAGAAATATCCCACTTTCCGCATCGATGTCTATCCCAGCCATCGCACGGCGGACTATCCCAAGTACGTTCTCGACAACACGCTCAAGAACGCCACTGCCTGCAAGGCAGTTAACAATGAATTGCAGGTGGAAGGCTGCTACGGCGGTGTGCTCTTCCCTATTCCCAAGTCAGGTAATCAGGTGATATGGAACCATGTGGCGCGGTATACCGCCCATTCCTGGGGCGGCACCAACGACTCCGTCATGGTGACTGCGAGTGGCAAGGCCATCAATCAGGGCATCAATGCCATGGTGCAGGAAGCACCGTTCTTTGATCCCAAGCGCACCGGGCCCGCCCCAAATAACACCGTCTATTGGCAGATTCGCCTTGATACCTCCGGCCCCGCCCGCAAGGCTGGCGAAAAACTGATGATCATTGATGCCCTGGACACGCTCAATGTCGGACGGCGCGTTTATCAGTACCTGCCCGGCCAGCGTCGGGTCAAGCTGGCGCCCGATATCGCCTATGACACTCCCAATCCCCAGGCCGGCGGCGCATCAGTCATGGATGAGGCGCAGAATTTCATGGGTGCCCAGGACCGCTTCGACTTTAAGCTGCTGGGCAAGAAGGAGATGTACATCCCGTACAACAATTTCAAGATTACCGACAAGGCGTCTTGCAGTACGGAACAACTTTTTACACCCAACCATGCCAATCCCGACTGTGTCCGCTGGGAGCTACACCGGGTATGGGTCGTCGCCGGTACCCTGAAGGCAGGACAGCGCCATGTGTACTCCAAGCGGATCATTTACGTGGATGAGGATGCGCCGGGTGCCGGCATGGCGGAAGCTTATGACTCCGTGGGCCGCATGTATCGTTTCGGTTTCTCTACCTTCTATCCCATGTATGAAGCACAGGGAATGATATCCGATGAATTCTTCGTCCATGACCTGACCAGTGGCATGTACAACGGAAATGGTCACGGCGCCGACTATGGCGGCTGGTATCCGATCGCCCCTAAGCCAGCCAGCTTCTTCAACCCGGATGCCCTTGCCGGCGAGGGTGTTCGTTAAGGAATGTAATGGAAGATGAGGACGGTTGAATTTTCCTCATCTTGTTGATCGGGTCCGGCCGCATCGCTCTTGCTTGAGCCGATGTGGTCGTTCTCCCGCAGAAGAAAGCTATCCTTGGCTTTGCTAAGCTTTCAGCCGCATCAACATTCCTGATGCGGATTTTTTTGTGACCCGTCCTCTATTCATTGGACTGAATCCAATGGTCGTCAGTCGTCGTCGATATTTGGAATGGAAGGTATTAAGCAATGACCACATCGCAGCTGACTTGGAAAGAGAAGGCGAAGCTATTCGGCAAAGCGGCCAGCGTCGGCTTGCATGTCATGGGCGAACACATCTATCGGCGCAAGGCCTGGAATGCGGATGATGTGCCCCGTTCCTACCTTGACATTACCCCCGAATGGCTGAGCACCGTTATGGGCGACGGGTGGGCCGGGGCCAAGGTTCTAGCCATCAAATCAACCGGCGGCAGTGTCGGCACATCGAGTCGCCACGGGCTGCAGCTGTCCCTGAATGCCGAGGCTAAACATGCCGGATGGCCGGATCGGGTTTTTACCAAAGCGACAACCAACTACACCCAGCGTCTCGTCCTAGGCTTGTCGGATGTGATCTGGGGCGAAGTTGCGTTCTACAACCATCTGCGCAAGCCGCTCGATATCGAGGCGCCCAAAGGCTACTTCGCCTGTGCGTGCGCTTCGTCGTTCCGGTCCATGGTGGTGATGGAAGACATCGTCCATACCAAGGGCGCCAAATTCGTTTCAGCCGACACCTATATCACCAAGGCACAGGTCGAGAACCTGCTGGCCGACATGGCCAAGCTACATGGCCATTACTGGAACAGCAATGCCCTGCAGCATGACTTCAATTTTCTGCCCACAACGGTGGACCGATGGAAGCTGCTGAGCAAGATTGGCTTCAAGGGCCGCTCGCTTATTGGCGCCCAACGAGCCGCAGCCGTGATTCCGGCCGCCATTGTCAACCGCCAGGATGACCTGTGGAATGCCGTACTGTTGTCGTTCAGTTTGAATATGCAGCAGCCGCAGACCCTGCTGCATGGGGATTCCCATGTCGGCCAGACTTATATCACCAGGGATGGACGGATGGGGCTTACCGACTGGCAAGCGATCCTGCGTGGCGGTTGGGCCTATGACTTCGCCTACTTAGTGACCTCGGCCTTGACGGTGGAGGATCGCAGGCTCTGGGAGCAGGACCTGCTTCACTTCTATCTGGACCGGCTGCAGGCTGCTGGAGGCGCCCAGATTCCGTTCGACGAGGCCTGGTTGAGTTATCGCCAGCACACGTTCTATCCCTACTTTGCCTGGGTCTACACGATCGGCGCCGGAACGCTCCAACCCAATATGCAGCCGGACCATATCTCCATGGCCATCATCGAGCGGACCGCCAATGCCATCAACGACCATGACGCTTTGAAACTGGTTGGCATCTGATCTGCATGTGATAGGCACGGAAAGAGCTTGTTTGAATTTAAAAACACGAGGAAAGCATGAATCTAAGCATGGCCCGAGAGCCCTATGAATTCGATCCGTTCTTGATGCGGGTATGCCTATGGACTGGCCTGGCCTTGGTCGCCATGACGGCGGTGGGTTTTGGCTGCTTCATGGGCTATGTGCCGCCGCCGGCCGCGGCAATGAGCGCCGATGACCTCCTGCTTTACGTGCGTGAACACAAGACCTCGATCCTGATCGGCGCCGCCCTCTGTACTTTCTTCTGGTCGTTCTGGGTGACTTGGGCGGCGCCCTTGATCATCTATATCCGCCGCATGGAGCGGGCGCCCTTGCTGACCTTTGCCTCAATTGCCAACGTCGGTGGCGGCGCTGCGGTGATCACTACGATCGCCGTCAGCTGGACTGTGATGGCCTACCGCGTCGAGGATGCCGCTATCGTTCAGGCCTTCAACGATTTGGGATTTTTCCTGTTCCTTTACACTTGGCCGCCCTTCGCCATCTGGATGTTCATTATCGCTATTGCGATCCTGCGTGATATCAATCCGGAACAAACCTTTCCCCGCTGGGTGGCCTTCTACAATCTCTGGGCGGGGGTGCTGATGGCACCGGCTAGTTTTATGGGCTTTTTCAAAACCGGACCATTCGCCTACGATGGTCTGCTGGCGTTCTGGCTGGTGGCGGTTGATTTCTTCCTGTGGATGGTGGTCATGTCCATTGTCATGTTCCGGGTCGTGGCCAGGGACGAGCAGAGGATGGCCATCCCGATAGTCTCTTATGACTCAACTCTTCACCAATTCTGAGCAGAATGGGTCATGAGTCGAGAACTGGAACGATGAGTTCGTGAGAGATACAGCAAGCGGCGGCGACGGCGTTGCGGCCAGCGAGAGTAAGGTAATAGCAATAAGTGCCGACGACCTTTTTGATCAATCCAAAGTCACGCAAACGTTTCAGGTAGCGTGTGATGCTGGCGACAGACAGGTTCGTCAGGAACGGTTTTCAATCGAAAATGCCGAGCTATCGACGCTTCTCCAGGTTGACGAGGCCCTTGTTGCACGTGATGACAAGGTTATTTCCCACCATTGTCGTGACTACGGAAGAAGTCGGTCAGGCAATGCTCAACGCAGCGAGGCGCGGATCTGGTCGTTTCGTGCTGGAATCAAGGGATATTGCAAGTCTGGCGCAGGAAGGGTAAGCGGCCGGAAGTCGTATGGGGAGGCGCCTGACATCAATCAACCTTGGTTCAACGCCAGGATATTCTTACTGTATTTCTAACAACAGCGATGTCGGTAGAAATTCCTAGGTCATCTCCCTATTCGCTATCCATTGGATTCGTAATTATGTAAGTTGCCCTGTTTCATTTGAAGCTTGATTTATATGGAAGCATACGATACTGTTAATTACCGTATATCCAAATGGAGCAGGGAGAGACAACATGCAGCGCGAAGCCATGGAATTCGACGTCGTCATCGTGGGCGGCGGCCCGGCCGGACTGGCCTCGGCCATTCGCCTGAAACAACTGGCGGCCGAGAGAGGCAGCGAAATCGCTGTCTGCCTGATCGAGAAAGGGGCCGAAATCGGTGCCCACATCCTCTCCGGCGCCGTCATGGACCCCCGCGCACTAACCGAACTGCTACCCAACTGGAAAACAGACGGAGCGCCGCTCAACGTCCCGGTCTCCGAAGACCGCTTCTTCATTTTCTCCGAAACCGGCGCCACTAAAGTACCGAACAGCGTGCTCCCCAAGTGCTTCCACAACGAGGGCAATTACGTCATCTCGCTCGGCAACGTCTGCCGCTGGCTCGGCGAACAGGCCGAAGCCCTCGGCGTCGAAATCTACCCGGGCTTTGCCGGCGCCGAAGTGCTGTTCGATGAGAGCGGCGCCGTGATGGGCGTCGCCACCGGCGATATGGGGCGGCTGCGCGATGGTTCGGAAGGTCCCAATTTCCAGCCGGGCATGGAACTGCATGCCAAGTACACCTTCTTCGCCGAAGGCTGCCGCGGCCATCTCGGCAAACAACTGCAGGCCCAATTCAACTTGAACGAGGGCGTTGATCCTCAGACCTACGGCGTCGGTCTTAAGGAGCTCTGGGAAATTTCGCCCGAAAAACACCAGCTCGGCCTCGTTGTCCATAGCGGCGGCTGGCCGATGGATTCGGCCACCTACGGCGGCGGCTTCCTTTATCACCTGGAAAACAACCAGGTCGCCGTCGGTTTCGTCGTCGGCCTCGGCTACAGCAATCCGCACCTCGCGCCCTATGAGGAATTCCAGCGCTTCAAGACGCACCCCAACATCCGCGCCTTCCTCGAAGGCGGCAAGCGCATCGCCTACGGCGCCCGCGCCCTGACTGCCGGCGGCCTGCAGTCGCTGCCCAAGCTGACCTTCCCCGGCGGCGTTCTGGTCGGCGACGATGCCGGCTTCCTCAATGCCGCCCGCATCAAGGGCTCGCATTGCGCCATCAAGTCCGGCGCCCTGGCCGCCGAAGCCTGTTTCGCCGCGCTCAACGGCGAACGCCAGCGCGACGAGCTGACCGCCTACCCGGAAGCCTTCAAGCAGAGCTGGCTGTATCAGGAACTGCATCAGGCGCGCAATTTCAAGCCGTGGATGAACAAGGGCCTGAAACTCGGCTCGGTGATGTTCGGCGTCGACCAGTTGGTCTTCGGCGGCAAGGCCCCGTGGACCCTGCACAACACCATCCCCGACCCTGCCAAATTGAAGCCGGCCAGCGAATGCGCCCCGATCGCCTACCCGAAACCGGACGGGGTGATTACCTTCGACCGCCTGTCCTCGGTCTTCCTCTCCAGCACCAACCACGAGGAAGATCAGCCCTGCCATCTGCAACTGAAGGATGCCGATATCCCGATCCGCGTCAATCTGGCGACCTACGATGCCCCGGAACAGCGCTTTTGCCCGGCCGGCGTCTATGAGATTGTCCGCGACGAGAACGGCGCCAACCCGCGCCTGCAGATCAACGCCCAAAATTGCGTGCATTGCAAGACCTGCGATATCAAGGATCCGACCCAGAACATCAACTGGGTGGTGCCGCAGGGGGGCGAGGGTCCAACCTATCCGAATATGTGAATGATACGACGGTATTTGACATTGTTTTTTGCGGCCAAGTTCAAGGTGTTTGTCTCTCGATGACACGACTCTGGCAGCGACAGCAGGAGGTCCTCGATGCTTGTAACTAATCCTAGACACATTGCCGAAATCAATCAGTACGGTACGTATGCTCGTATGACCTGCTTGGACAAATCGGCACACGATATCTGTCTCGAACTGAAGCATGCAACATGTCTGATGCTTTACGGAGAGATATCGACGGAACAGTTTCGTGCAAAGCGCAACGTGCTGATAAAAGCTTTCAAGGAACAACTAGATGTTTAGTCCCTCAGTGTGCTGGATCGGATTGACCCTGAAGCGCTCAGGCTCTTTTGTCCAAGTTTTGCAGATGAACTCATAGGGCGTCAGGCCCTTCAGCGTCTTCAATCGCCTGGCGAAGGTGTAAGCCATCAAAAAGGTCCGCAAATGGGCTTTTAACTGCTCGTGTGTCTGGTAGTAGTATGAATCGCCCCGGGTTCCGTGGAGGCTGGTTGGTTTAAGTCAGGCCACAATGGCGGCCTGATTGGCGAGTTGCCCGTAGTAGTTTGCCTCAGCTTCTGCGGGCGGGATATAACCAATTGGCTCAAGCAGCCTGTGGCGGTTAAACCAAGACACCCATTCCAGGGTTGCCAACTCCACGGATTCCCGGGTTTTCCAGGGTGCCCGCCGGTGGATCATCTCGGCCTTGTACAAGCCATTAATCGTCTCAGCCAAGGCGTTGTCGTAGCTGTCGCCCTTGCCGCCGACTGAAGGATCAATCCCGGCTTCGGCCAGTCGGTCGCTGTAGTGGATCGAGCCGTACTGCGAGCCTCTGTCTGAATGGTGGATCAAGGCTTCGTCGGGATTCGGCTGGCGGGCGTACAGGGCCTGTTCCAGGGCGTCGAGCACGAAGTCCGTGTGCATGGAACTGCTGACGCGCCACCCGACGATGCGGCGGGCAAAAACATCGATAACAAAGGCAACGTACAGCCAGCCTTGCCAGGTTGAGACATAGGTGAAGTCCGAGACCCACAACTGATTGGGCCGCTCAGCCTTGAACTGCCGATTGACCCGATCCAGCGGGCAAACCGCTTTGCTGTCGCTGATCGTGGTGCGCACCACCTTGCCACGCACAACACCCCGCAATCCTTACCGCCGCATGAGTCGCTCGACCGTACAACGGGCCACCGCGACACCTTCCCGGTCCAAGTCCCGCCAGACTTTGTCGGCACCATAGTCCTGCAGGTTGGCCTGCCAGACGCGTTCGATCTCGGGCACCAAGACCTCATCTCGCCGTACTCTCTGGCTGCGCTGTTCAGGATTACGCCGCAGAGCGACATGGCGCCGGTAGCCAGACGGGGCAATCTGCAATTGCCTGCAGATCGGCTCGACCCCGAAGGCATCACGATGCTCGTCGACGACTGACCTCAAGACTTGAATCGGCGGTCGAGCTCCGCCTGGGCGAAAAACGCGTTGGCAAGCTTGAGGATATCGTTGGCTTTGCGCAGCTCCTTGACCTCGCGCTCCAGTTCTTTCACGCGCTTCTGGTCTGCCGTGGTCGGTTCTTCACGCTGGCCGCTATCTCGTTCGTGCTGACGCACCCAAGTCAGCAGCGTCTGCGGCGTGCAACCGATCTTGGCGGCAATGGATTCAACGGCTGACCATAGCGAAGGATGATGGGCACGGCATTCAGCTACCATGCGCACGGCGAGATCACGGAATTCGGGGGAGAACTTAACTGACTTCTTCATGGCTCTATCTTCGCAAGAGTTAGAGCCTCCACCAAATCCGGGGCGATTCAAGTAGCATTTTACCGTGACCGTACTATTAGTGGTGTCGAGCTCCCAGATAACAGGGGGCACTGGTATGACCTAAATGCCAAACAGTGGCTTGAGCCAGAACAAGAGTCAAAAACGGATATCGGCCGAAGCCGACATTCAAGTGAGCACCTGATTCAGTCTGCAATGCGTCGGCAAACCGCCTGCCGAGTGCAATAATCCACGGATAGGAAGAAATCTATTTGGAGGGGGGCATGGAAACGCACACGATCAAGAATTGGGGGGAGTTCGACAAATTGGTCGGTTCAAAAAATTACAGGAAATGGATATTCCGGGGGCAATCGAACGCCAATTTCGAACTTGAGAGTTCGCTTGCTCGCGCTTTCAAGGATGCTCAGAGCATTCACAAGGCCGGGAGTGGGGAGGAGAAAAATCTCAACAAGCGAGAGCACGAAAAAGTAATGATTGACCGGTTCAAGTGTAATGCGCACCTGTTCTTGAACCACCTGCCGGAGCCCGATGATGACCTTAGCTGGCTTTCAATCATGCAACACCATGGTGCTCCGACAAGGCTGCTCGATTTCACGTTCTCGCCGTACATAGCGCTGTATTTTGCTCTTGAGGATGGCACGGGAGATGCGGCAGTTTACGTCCTGAATCACCATGCTCTAATAGCTGAGGACGACGAGTATTTTGGAACGAGGCGCCTTGAGGTCCATTCCAAAATTCTCGATGGTGCACAAAAGAGCGAAGACATGTGCCTTTTCGCCTTCGAGCCGACATTCTCGAACCATCGGCTGCTGTCACAACAGGGACTATTCGTCACCACGAACACCCTGGAGCATACCCACGAAAGGATTCTCAAAGAGTACACAGTTACTGACGGGGATTTCACAAAACTAATCATCCCCGCGCGCTTGCGATTGACCGGGCTGCGAAAGCTGAACCAAATGAACATCAACGCCGCCAACATCTACCCAGGTCTAGATGGCTTCTGCAAGAGCATGAAGCGACAACCAATCTTCGGGCTGCAATGGCAGAAGAGGGTTGGCAACAGCGGCTAGAGGCGGCTTTTGAAGCCAATCCAGTTATGCTTCTTCACGAGGCGTGATCGTCTCCCGGCTCACCCCTAAGGAACGACTTGTATTGGCCCGAAGGGGGATCTATTGCGTTACTGTGGCGGGCGGGAGGAAATATCGATAGCGCTCGGAAGATCTTTTGGATTGCAAATGAGCTTCGTTCTGTATTTCGGCCTTTGGTAGTGCCGGACTGCGGCGCTTTCTACTGAAAATCAAACAACCGAGATGTGCTTGAGTTGTAGCTGCTTTGCTGCCATAAGGACATGCTTACAGCCCGCGACGACGACCCAGCCTTTTTCTTCAGCCAGCGCCAGGGTTGCACAATCCGCCGCTGCCAACTGCCTCCCAAGTGTTCTCTGGATCATCGTTGCCCTAGAAAAGTCAGTAAATGAGATCAATTGGGGCGAATTACTGTTTGATGCCATTTCCGACAAGCGCTGCTTCCAATTTGGCCCCCAACAG
It encodes:
- a CDS encoding FRG domain-containing protein — translated: METHTIKNWGEFDKLVGSKNYRKWIFRGQSNANFELESSLARAFKDAQSIHKAGSGEEKNLNKREHEKVMIDRFKCNAHLFLNHLPEPDDDLSWLSIMQHHGAPTRLLDFTFSPYIALYFALEDGTGDAAVYVLNHHALIAEDDEYFGTRRLEVHSKILDGAQKSEDMCLFAFEPTFSNHRLLSQQGLFVTTNTLEHTHERILKEYTVTDGDFTKLIIPARLRLTGLRKLNQMNINAANIYPGLDGFCKSMKRQPIFGLQWQKRVGNSG
- a CDS encoding phosphotransferase: MTTSQLTWKEKAKLFGKAASVGLHVMGEHIYRRKAWNADDVPRSYLDITPEWLSTVMGDGWAGAKVLAIKSTGGSVGTSSRHGLQLSLNAEAKHAGWPDRVFTKATTNYTQRLVLGLSDVIWGEVAFYNHLRKPLDIEAPKGYFACACASSFRSMVVMEDIVHTKGAKFVSADTYITKAQVENLLADMAKLHGHYWNSNALQHDFNFLPTTVDRWKLLSKIGFKGRSLIGAQRAAAVIPAAIVNRQDDLWNAVLLSFSLNMQQPQTLLHGDSHVGQTYITRDGRMGLTDWQAILRGGWAYDFAYLVTSALTVEDRRLWEQDLLHFYLDRLQAAGGAQIPFDEAWLSYRQHTFYPYFAWVYTIGAGTLQPNMQPDHISMAIIERTANAINDHDALKLVGI
- a CDS encoding DUF1329 domain-containing protein, which gives rise to MKHRNRLASVGLAALMAAVAGAAQAAVSADEAKQLGTSLTLWGAEKAGSKDGLIPEYSGPVKVPASYDPKKPGVRPDPFASEKPLFVITAQNMDKYEDKLSEGQKAMLKKYPTFRIDVYPSHRTADYPKYVLDNTLKNATACKAVNNELQVEGCYGGVLFPIPKSGNQVIWNHVARYTAHSWGGTNDSVMVTASGKAINQGINAMVQEAPFFDPKRTGPAPNNTVYWQIRLDTSGPARKAGEKLMIIDALDTLNVGRRVYQYLPGQRRVKLAPDIAYDTPNPQAGGASVMDEAQNFMGAQDRFDFKLLGKKEMYIPYNNFKITDKASCSTEQLFTPNHANPDCVRWELHRVWVVAGTLKAGQRHVYSKRIIYVDEDAPGAGMAEAYDSVGRMYRFGFSTFYPMYEAQGMISDEFFVHDLTSGMYNGNGHGADYGGWYPIAPKPASFFNPDALAGEGVR
- a CDS encoding AraC family transcriptional regulator, yielding MLNPTSIKHYLSLMKARGYKDEDVFCGTVVDPIALSDPDCLISHEDHQTLLGNMIRLTGDSGLGLELGSTVDIPNFSVLAYAGMSCRTIRDGMKEIWSRYGRAFGVNVDPSVVEENEDWSVIELSAPRINDAIYRFSIEEALFALSRFGGALTGDSIPFIAISFAYPKPSYSDRYTEFFHCPITFGAPCTFITVHRRWLDSEFKTNDAALNQACRDYLDRALKQAQKNSPLSLRLRQYLLARVDGMPSISEAAKAFGMSSRTLARQLQQQGCTYRVLTEEIRIELAQRWLNSGQLSAKEVGYRLGFSDVVTFRRAFKGWTGKTIGEYCTAPHNADTSSANDSR
- a CDS encoding electron transfer flavoprotein-ubiquinone oxidoreductase; protein product: MQREAMEFDVVIVGGGPAGLASAIRLKQLAAERGSEIAVCLIEKGAEIGAHILSGAVMDPRALTELLPNWKTDGAPLNVPVSEDRFFIFSETGATKVPNSVLPKCFHNEGNYVISLGNVCRWLGEQAEALGVEIYPGFAGAEVLFDESGAVMGVATGDMGRLRDGSEGPNFQPGMELHAKYTFFAEGCRGHLGKQLQAQFNLNEGVDPQTYGVGLKELWEISPEKHQLGLVVHSGGWPMDSATYGGGFLYHLENNQVAVGFVVGLGYSNPHLAPYEEFQRFKTHPNIRAFLEGGKRIAYGARALTAGGLQSLPKLTFPGGVLVGDDAGFLNAARIKGSHCAIKSGALAAEACFAALNGERQRDELTAYPEAFKQSWLYQELHQARNFKPWMNKGLKLGSVMFGVDQLVFGGKAPWTLHNTIPDPAKLKPASECAPIAYPKPDGVITFDRLSSVFLSSTNHEEDQPCHLQLKDADIPIRVNLATYDAPEQRFCPAGVYEIVRDENGANPRLQINAQNCVHCKTCDIKDPTQNINWVVPQGGEGPTYPNM